TGGTCTTCTACGAGAATTCGCAGTGCATGAATTGCGGCAACACTCTGGCTTACCTGCCCGATGTCGGGGAGGTCTGTTCGCTCGATCAGGGGCAGGATCAGCTCTGGACCTCTCCGAACGATCGGGCGAAGGGGAAGAAGTATCGACTTTGCTCCAACTACTGCAATGCCAATGTTTGTAACTGGGCCGTTTCTGCCGAGCAGGATAACGAGTTCTGTCGATGTTGCCGGCTGACGCGGGTCATCCCCGATCTCTCGATCGCCGGGAACGACCGGGCCTGGTACAAACTTGAAATCGCCAAACGGCGCTTGATCTATGATCTGCTCCGATTGCAACTGCCGGTGCAGAGCAAACAAGAAGATCCCGAGCAGGGACTGGCCTTCGAATTTCTCGGCAACACCACTCAGACCATACTTACCGGCCACGAAAATGGCGTCATCACCATCAATATTGCCGAGGCCGACGATACGGAACGTGAGCGACGCCGTTCCCAGTTGCACGAACCCGTACGCACACTGCTGGGTCATTTTCGGCACGAAATCGGTCATTACTATTGGGATCGGTTGATCGCCAACGGCCATCGGCTGCTCGAGTTTCGCCAGCTCTTCGGCGATGAACGACAAGACTATTCCGCCGCCTTGCAGAGGCACTATCAGGAAGGACCGCCGGCCGACTGGACCGAGAGTTACGTCAGCGCCTACGCCAGCTCGCATCCCTGGGAAGACTGGTCGGAAACCTGGGCCCATTATCTGATGATTGGCGATTCTCTGGAAACGGCCGGGGCCTGCGGTTTGAGCTTGAAACCCCGCCGACGTGATGAGCCGACGCTCAAATCGGCTCCTTCGACGAACAATTCTTTCGACAAATTAATCGAAGCCTGGTTCCCGCTGACTTACGCGCTCAACAATCTGAACCGGGGCTTGGGTCATTCCGATGCTTATCCCTTCGTTTTATCGTCTCGAACCGTCGAAAAATTGCGATTCGTACACCAAACCATTTATTTGAATGAGGAAAGTCAAAAATAAGCCGCAGTTAATGAATATCTCGAACGAGTGTTTGAGCGATTTCATTTGTGATTTTATCCGCTTATGCGCCACGAACGAACCAATTGGCGCTTTCCGAACTGTTTAGGCGATTTCGCTACACTCCGCAGAGAGTATTTGTTTGCTAAATACCCCCTAATCCGCGAAAATTCCAACATCAAAGAGCCACCTGGTGCCGAACCCGGCTGGTTGCCGGATTATAAGGGTTTACCTATAATCACACTCTTTGAAAATTCGGCATTAATTAAATGCTGATTGGAATGTTAAAGAGTTGGATAGGAAGGACTCATGCGTTTCAACCTGGTCGATCGCATTGTGGCGTGGGAACCGGGCAAGACGCTGAATGCGGAAAAATATCTGACGCTGGGTGAAGAGTATCTGCGCGATCATTTCCCGACGTTTCCAGTTATGCCGGGTGTGTTGATGCTGCAGAGCGTGGTCGAAGCCAGTAGCTGGCTTTGGCGCATATCTCGAGATTTCGACAGTACCGTGATTGCACTGCGGGAAGCCCGAAACGTAAAATACGGCACCTTCATGGAGCCGGGACGGATAATGGAAATAGCGGTTGAGCTCATCAAGACGGATGGTTCGACCGCGACCTTTCGGGGCAAGGGAAATATTAAAGGGGGAGCGCAAACCGTCAGCGCTCAGATCGTTCTGACCGCATATAACGTGTCGGAGAAGAGTCCCCACGGCGAGATTTTAGACGAAAAACTCAATCGGCACTGGCGGGAACGCTTCGCCTGGCTGAGTGGGGAGTTTCAAAAGGCTAATTAGGCGGGTAGCGAAAGCGACCTGAGGATATACATGCTTTTGAAGGATCAAATAGCTCTGGTAACCGGCGGGAGCCGGGGTATCGGCCGCGGCATAGTACTGGCTCTGGCAAAAGAAGGAGCCAAGGTTTGCTTCGTCTACAAAGGCAGCGAAGCGGCCGCCAAGGCTCTGGAAGTCGAAGTCCAGACGGCCGGGGGTACGGCATTGGCCATCCAGGGCGACGTTTCCAAGTCGGACGAAGCCAATCGAATCGTCGAGAAGGTTCTGGCCGAGCAGGGCCGGATTGACATCCTGGTCAACAACGCCGGGGTGATTCGCGATGGCCTGTTTTTGCGCATGAGCGAAGAGGACTGGAATACGGTAATAAACACTAACCTCGGCGGGGTTTTCAACTTCTGCCGTGCAGTTTCCGCACAAATGGCGCTGAAACAAAGGTCGGGGCGCATTATCAATATAAGTAGCGTGGCGGCCGAGCATGTGAATGCCGGTCAGGCCAACTACGCCGCCAGTAAGGGAGCTGTGAATAGCTTTACTAAAGTACTGGCTGTGGAACTGGGCAGCCGGGGCGTGACCGTGAATGCGGTGGCCCCCGGATTTATTGAGACCGATATGAGTGAAGCGGTTCGCAATAAAGCGGGCGACTTCATTGCCAAAAAATTGGTGCCCCTGCGCCGGCTCGGCAAGCCGGAAGACATTGCCAGTGTGGTGGTGTTCCTGGCCAGCCCGGCGGCGAGTTATGTGACCGGGCAGGTTATCACGGTGGACGGCGGCCTGTGTCTGGGTGCCGTTTCCGGTTGACCCGAATTTCAGCGGTTGGCGATAGGAATTTCAGGAGATTGTTTCCATGACTAAGGAAGAGATATTCGACAAGGTGAAGGCGACCCTCGTAGATTCGCTCAACGTGGATGACGCCGAAGTCACCCCCAAGTCGACTCTTCAGGGCGATTTGAATGCCGAGTCGATCGACTTCCTCGATATCGTCTTCCGTCTCGAACGCGAATTCGGCATCAAAATCGACCGCGGCGAACTCTTCCCCGAATCGATTTTTCAGAGCGACAGCGAGTTCGTCAAGGATGGCAAAGTCACCGAAAAAGGCATCGAAGAACTGAAAGCGAAAATGCCTTTCGCCGACCTGAGCGACTTCATCAAGAATCCGACGCTGGAAGCCATCAGCAATCTGTTCACCGTCGAATCGATCGTGAACTTCATCGATATGAAGCTGAAGGCCAAATAGTTTCCGGTACCGGTTCACGGTGTCCCAACCGGCTCGCGAAGAACGGATGACTCTCTATGCGTTGGGTCTGGATCGATCGATTTGTGGAGTTTCAATCGCGCCAGCGGGCAGTGGCCGTTAAAAATCTCAGCATGGCTGAGGAATTTTTCGACGAACACTTTCCCGGCTACCCGGTTATGCCGGCGGCCTTGTTTCTGGAAGGTTTGGCCCAGACCGGCGGTATACTTGTAGGTGAAGCGAATGACTTTAAAGAAAAGGTCGTTCTCGCTAAAATCCCGACGGCAAAGTTTCATCGC
The genomic region above belongs to Telmatocola sphagniphila and contains:
- a CDS encoding zinc-binding metallopeptidase family protein is translated as MKVFHCDHCESLVFYENSQCMNCGNTLAYLPDVGEVCSLDQGQDQLWTSPNDRAKGKKYRLCSNYCNANVCNWAVSAEQDNEFCRCCRLTRVIPDLSIAGNDRAWYKLEIAKRRLIYDLLRLQLPVQSKQEDPEQGLAFEFLGNTTQTILTGHENGVITINIAEADDTERERRRSQLHEPVRTLLGHFRHEIGHYYWDRLIANGHRLLEFRQLFGDERQDYSAALQRHYQEGPPADWTESYVSAYASSHPWEDWSETWAHYLMIGDSLETAGACGLSLKPRRRDEPTLKSAPSTNNSFDKLIEAWFPLTYALNNLNRGLGHSDAYPFVLSSRTVEKLRFVHQTIYLNEESQK
- a CDS encoding hotdog family protein, with product MRFNLVDRIVAWEPGKTLNAEKYLTLGEEYLRDHFPTFPVMPGVLMLQSVVEASSWLWRISRDFDSTVIALREARNVKYGTFMEPGRIMEIAVELIKTDGSTATFRGKGNIKGGAQTVSAQIVLTAYNVSEKSPHGEILDEKLNRHWRERFAWLSGEFQKAN
- the fabG gene encoding 3-oxoacyl-[acyl-carrier-protein] reductase, which produces MLLKDQIALVTGGSRGIGRGIVLALAKEGAKVCFVYKGSEAAAKALEVEVQTAGGTALAIQGDVSKSDEANRIVEKVLAEQGRIDILVNNAGVIRDGLFLRMSEEDWNTVINTNLGGVFNFCRAVSAQMALKQRSGRIINISSVAAEHVNAGQANYAASKGAVNSFTKVLAVELGSRGVTVNAVAPGFIETDMSEAVRNKAGDFIAKKLVPLRRLGKPEDIASVVVFLASPAASYVTGQVITVDGGLCLGAVSG
- a CDS encoding acyl carrier protein, producing the protein MTKEEIFDKVKATLVDSLNVDDAEVTPKSTLQGDLNAESIDFLDIVFRLEREFGIKIDRGELFPESIFQSDSEFVKDGKVTEKGIEELKAKMPFADLSDFIKNPTLEAISNLFTVESIVNFIDMKLKAK